AAACGATCATCATCTCGCAAATTTGTCGCACCAGGCATTCCTCCCGGCAGTACCACCAATTCATAATCATCTAACTTTCCAGCCCAAACTTTATCTGCTTGAACTGCGATACCGTGAGAACCTGTTACCGCTTTTTCAAAGCCAATCATGTCACATAGGATTCCTGCACGGCGAAGAACATCCACAACCGTCAATGCTTCAATTTCTTCAAAGCCATTGGCTAACATAACAGCTACTTTTGTCATACTTCTTCTCCTTTATTTTAATTGTTTTAATACTACTTTTTTACGCCTTGTAGGATAATGTGAGCGTTTTTCATCTGATAGATTATTTTGATAGCTCATAGAAAGCAAGAGCCCAACCCCGATTAAATTACTGACGATAGAGGATCCCCCTTGCGAAATAAATGGAAGTGGAATCCCTGTCAAAGGCAAAATTCCCGTCACTGCTCCGATATTTTCAAAAATATGAAAGAGTAACATCATGATAAAACCAGTAGAAATATAGGTGTAAAATTGATTATTTGATTTCAGCGTAATTTTTAACATACGATAAATCAATAGCAAATACAAGGCAATCACAATCGTTGCACCGACAAAACCAAAATCTTCTGCAATGACAGTAAAAATCATATCACTTTCACGTACAGGCACCAATAGATTGGATACATTAAACCCTTGTCCCCAGAGACCACCACTACCAATTGCTATTTGACCTTGTGCCTGTTGATAAGTAGTGGTTTGAGCGTAGTCAAACGGATTCAGCCAAGCCAAAATACGGTTGATCTGATAGGTTGGCATCCCAATTTGGTGCAAAAAAGCTCGCCCGTCTTTTGAAATGAAGATAAGTAAAAAGCCACCGCCTACAACCAGAATGGTCAAAACAACTGGTACAATAATTTTCCAAGACACACCTGATAAGAGGACAATTCCTGAAAAGATTGCGATAAAGACTAATGCTGTCCCTAGGTCACTCTGCAATGCCAATAAAATCAGAACGGGTAAGGTATAAAGGGCTAACTCAAAAATCAGGAAGAAGTCCAATTTAACCGTTCGCTCTCTATCTTTATAACGCTGTAAAAAATTAACAACAACTCGTGACAGCATCAGAATATAAGAAATTTTCATAAATTCAGATGGTTGAAACAAGGTCACATGTCCTATAGTCACCCAGTTTTTTGCTCCTGTCGAAGCAACTAATTCTGAACTATAAAAAATAAGCGGAAGCACCATCAATGCCAAGCCAAATACATATAAGTATGGCGTTATTTGCCAAAGAAATTTTGTATTGAATAGCATGATAACCAGACTGATAACTGTTCCTAGAGCAATCCAGGCAATCTGCTGCCCTACAATTGGCCAAACATTTTTTGGATAATCATGACTAACAGCGATATAAATGGCTACAACACCAATAAAAAGCAAACAAAACACCGGTAATATTAAACTATAATCCACTCGTGAATCAATCGAGCGTTTTTGATAAGGCATATCTCCTCCAACATACGTAATAAATGTCAGTCACTTTTAAAGCACTTTTATGAGAAAAAGTATTGAATAATTAAGCTCGATACAGCAACTGCAAACCAAGCAAATGCTCCTGTCAACAACGGCGCTGCGCCTGCTTTTCTAAATTGCCCAAAGGATACCCTTGCACCAATTCCAGCAAGAGCCATTGCCATAAGCCATTGTGACAAGAACTTTGTTGCAGGAACGAGCGAACTTGGAAAAATCCCAACACTAGTAACAATAGACGCCACAACAAACCACAAAATAAACCAAGGGAAAATCTTCTTTAAATTGACTTTTTGATGACTGCTTTGTGAGCGTACATATCGGACTCCTGCAAAGATGAGACAAGCTGGTACAATCATTAAAGCACGACTTAGTTTTACAATCGTTGCCAAATCTCCCGCCGACTGACTGTAAGTGTATCCTGCTGCTACAACAGATGATGTATCATTGATAGCGGTTCCTGCCCAAGTTCCAAAAGTTGCATTATTCATATGCATCAGATGCCCTAAAAATGGGAAAATAAAAACTGCTAAAATGTTAAAGAAGAAAATTGTTGAAATAGATAAAGCGATGTCTTCATCTTTTGCTTCTAAAATCGGTGAAGCTGCTGCAATGGCAGAACCACCACAAATAGCCGTTCCAAATCCAATTAAAGTGGTTAGAACTTTGCCCATTCCCAACAGACGTCCTACCACATAAGCTGAAATAAAAGCAATCAGTATAGTTAAAATGCTAATTTTTAAAGAGGAGATGCCTGTAGCAGAAACCCGACCAATGGACATGCTGAACCCCAGCAAAATAATGGAATATTGCAGTAATTTCTTACCTGAATAAGCTAAACCAGCATGATAAGTCTTTTTTATATGAAAAAGATTATTGGCTAAAATTCCCAAAAGAATGGCAAAAACGCTGGAGCCAATCAAGGGAAAGAAATTTCCCAAGACGGTTGCTACTGCCGCTAATACAAAAGCAAAACCAATCCCTGGAAGATATTTTTGATACATATTGAACCTTCTTTCTTTGTGTTTCTATTATAACAAAATTTAAAACTAGCAGCAGAGAAAATCAGTATTTTTAACAAAAAAACTCAGTTTACTTTGAACTGAGTCATTCATAAATTGAAGTTACATCGTTTCCTTCTTCAAAAATTGCTCCATCTCTTTTGGAATTTGTTTCATACTTGTGATGGATAGTGGAGCAACTTTTTCCAGAGCTATTTGAATTTGGCGTCCATATCGTTTGGTTAAAATGCGATTGTCTAAAATAACGACTGCTGATTGCTGCTCTTGGTGTCGAATTGTACGTCCTAAAGCCTGTTTTATCCGTAAAATCGCAACAGGTAAGCTATAATCATAAAAAGGATTCTTACCTTCTTGCCGCAATTTGCGATTGAGCTTCTGCGTAAAGAAATCACTCGGATTATCAAAAGGGATT
This Streptococcus anginosus DNA region includes the following protein-coding sequences:
- a CDS encoding FtsW/RodA/SpoVE family cell cycle protein — its product is MPYQKRSIDSRVDYSLILPVFCLLFIGVVAIYIAVSHDYPKNVWPIVGQQIAWIALGTVISLVIMLFNTKFLWQITPYLYVFGLALMVLPLIFYSSELVASTGAKNWVTIGHVTLFQPSEFMKISYILMLSRVVVNFLQRYKDRERTVKLDFFLIFELALYTLPVLILLALQSDLGTALVFIAIFSGIVLLSGVSWKIIVPVVLTILVVGGGFLLIFISKDGRAFLHQIGMPTYQINRILAWLNPFDYAQTTTYQQAQGQIAIGSGGLWGQGFNVSNLLVPVRESDMIFTVIAEDFGFVGATIVIALYLLLIYRMLKITLKSNNQFYTYISTGFIMMLLFHIFENIGAVTGILPLTGIPLPFISQGGSSIVSNLIGVGLLLSMSYQNNLSDEKRSHYPTRRKKVVLKQLK
- a CDS encoding YeiH family protein, giving the protein MYQKYLPGIGFAFVLAAVATVLGNFFPLIGSSVFAILLGILANNLFHIKKTYHAGLAYSGKKLLQYSIILLGFSMSIGRVSATGISSLKISILTILIAFISAYVVGRLLGMGKVLTTLIGFGTAICGGSAIAAASPILEAKDEDIALSISTIFFFNILAVFIFPFLGHLMHMNNATFGTWAGTAINDTSSVVAAGYTYSQSAGDLATIVKLSRALMIVPACLIFAGVRYVRSQSSHQKVNLKKIFPWFILWFVVASIVTSVGIFPSSLVPATKFLSQWLMAMALAGIGARVSFGQFRKAGAAPLLTGAFAWFAVAVSSLIIQYFFS